One Deltaproteobacteria bacterium genomic window, GCACGATGCTATTTGAACTCCTGAGCTACTCCGTTACGTCACCTTCGCATCAAATTTCTTCACCGGCTGCTCAGCCATCAATTTCGCGAAGCAATCGAGCAACCGCGCAGGCGCTCTTTCAACCACGAGCAACGCGCGATGCTTCGGCTTAATGAAATCTTGTTCAACGGCATGGTCGAGAAACTGAATCAGCGGATCGTAATAACCGGCAACGTTGAGCAAGCCGCAAGGCTTGGCATGAATCCCCAACTGCGCCCAGCTCAACACTTCGAAAAATTCTTCCATGGTGCCAATGCCGCCGGGCATAGCGATGAAGCCGTCAGACAGCTCGGCCATCAGCGCCTTGCGCTCATGCATCGACTGCACGATACGCAATTCGCTCAAGCCTCGGTGCGCCACTTCTTTGCTGACTAAAGAATCGGGAATCA contains:
- a CDS encoding TIGR00730 family Rossman fold protein, encoding MSNLTGRICVFTGSRHGARGEYAEAATRLGRELVARNYGLVYGGGNVGLMTVIADTVLELCGQVIGVIPDSLVSKEVAHRGLSELRIVQSMHERKALMAELSDGFIAMPGGIGTMEEFFEVLSWAQLGIHAKPCGLLNVAGYYDPLIQFLDHAVEQDFIKPKHRALLVVERAPARLLDCFAKLMAEQPVKKFDAKVT